The genome window CTGTGAATCATTTCGTTTAAAAACAATATGTAAACCCTTACCATTTGGCATTGAGCAATAGTCAAGATAAGTGATTGCGCCAAGTGATGATTTAAGGGTTAAGCCCCACTCAAGCAACGCACCTGGTGTGGTTATTGGTGGTAGAGTTGGGGCTTTGGTTGGCCTTGCTCTATCAGATGGTGCGCAAAAGAACAAGACGAGACAGGTTAAGCAGCCTCCGTTAAAATTAATTGTTTCTGCCATTATGTGCGTGGATGGTATCTTGGTACTTCTAAGTCTTTGATCATCATTCTTATCTGCGCCCATGGCATTTTCCGAAAAGCATAAAGGAAAGACTGGTATGAGCTTTCAAGAAGAAATAGATCAGTATAAAAAGCGTTTTAAAGACAAGGTGCCCGAAGCTGTGCAAGAAGTGATGGCTGCTGAAGCTAGCAAGTTAAAAGACAAAGATCTGCGATCCAGCGCATTGAAAAAAGGTGATCAGCTACCCGAATTCTCACTTCCTAACCATTTAGGTACGGTCGTTGAATCAGGTTCCTTACTTGCTGATTCTCGTTTAGTAATCTGTTTTTACCGTGGTGGTTGGTGTCCTTATTGCAACCTGGAGCTTCGAGCCTATCAAGCGCATTTGGATGAAATTAAGGCCTTTGGCGCTGAATTGGTAGCGATTACCCCCGAACAGCCGGATAGTAGTCTTGAAACCATTAACAATAACAAGATTGATTTCCATGTTCTTACT of Ketobacter sp. MCCC 1A13808 contains these proteins:
- a CDS encoding DUF3379 domain-containing protein, coding for MGADKNDDQRLRSTKIPSTHIMAETINFNGGCLTCLVLFFCAPSDRARPTKAPTLPPITTPGALLEWGLTLKSSLGAITYLDYCSMPNGKGLHIVFKRNDSQ
- a CDS encoding peroxiredoxin-like family protein; translation: MSFQEEIDQYKKRFKDKVPEAVQEVMAAEASKLKDKDLRSSALKKGDQLPEFSLPNHLGTVVESGSLLADSRLVICFYRGGWCPYCNLELRAYQAHLDEIKAFGAELVAITPEQPDSSLETINNNKIDFHVLTDEACEYADRLGIVHSLTEALKPIYKNTFNIDMEKHNGEGQYKLPLPATFVVSKNGDIVYSFVESDYRNRLDPKEVVDILKTL